One Oncorhynchus keta strain PuntledgeMale-10-30-2019 chromosome 23, Oket_V2, whole genome shotgun sequence DNA segment encodes these proteins:
- the LOC118402105 gene encoding sodium- and chloride-dependent glycine transporter 1-like isoform X2, with the protein MEEKPFSVIVNGAVPGEPVKTDKNSRRGNWGNQIEFILTSVGYAVGLGNVWRFPYLCYRNGGGAFMFPYFIMLVFCGIPLFFLELSFGQFASQGCLGVWRISPMFKGVGYGMMVVSTYIGIYYNVVICIAFYYFFSSMTNLLPWTYCNNPWNTPTCNGVVTPRGINNTLANVTRSLVTGAAEVAVEVVNKTKRTSPSEEYWKHYVLQISDDIGNFGDVRLPILGCLAVSWVVVFLCLIRGVKSSGKVVYFTATFPYVVLTILFIRGITLEGAVTGIKYYLTPQWHKILDAKVWGDAASQIFYSLGCAWGGLITMASYNKFHNNCYRDSIIISITNCATSVYAGFVIFSILGFMAHHLNVDVSEVADHGPGLAFVAYPEALTLLPISPLWSLLFFFMLILLGLGTQFCLLETLVTAIVDEIGTDWIVRNKTVVTGGVAIVGFLLGVPLTTQAGIYWLLLMDNYAASFSLVIISCIMCICIMYVYGHKKYFKDVEMMLGFPPPIFFRVCWRFVSPIIISFILIFTVIQYKPITYNDYVYPGWSLAIGFLMAMSSVICIPIYALYKIAKSEGSTFLERLKNSCKPDVKWGPALSEHRIGLYATPGSEGEVEVRPLKQELKEKEEDEKRDEISLTIQGSNGSTAHNTTPSA; encoded by the exons AATGGAGCTGTTCCAGGAGAACCTGTGAAGACGGATAAGAACTCCAGGAGAGGGAACTGGGGAAACCAGATAGAGTTTATCCTCACCAGCGTGGGCTATGCCGTGGGCCTGGGAAACGTATGGAGGTTCCCCTACCTCTGCTACAGAAATGGAGGAG GAGCCTTCATGTTCCCCTACTTCATCATGCTGGTGTTCTGTGGGATCCCCCTGTTCTTCCTGGAGCTCTCATTTGGACAGTTCGCCAGCCAGGGATGTCTGGGGGTTTGGAGGATCAGCCCCATGTTCAAAG GTGTGGGCTACGGGATGATGGTGGTGTCCACCTACATCGGTATCTACTACAACGTGGTGATCTGCATTGCCTTCTACTATTTCTTCTCTTCCATGACCAACCTCCTGCCGTGGACCTACTGCAACAACCCCTGGAACACGCCCACCTGCAACGGTGTGGTGACTCCCAGGGGCATCAACAACACCTTGGCCAACGTCACCCGCAGCTTGGTCACCGGGGCCGCTGAGGTTGCCGTGGAGGTGGTCAATAAGACCAAGAGGACCAGCCCCAGCGAGGAGTACTGGAA ACACTACGTTCTGCAGATCTCAGACGACATCGGGAATTTCGGTGATGTCCGTCTCCCTATTCTGGGATGTCTGGCCGTGTCATGGGTGgtggtcttcctctgtctcatTAGAGGAGTCAAGTCTTCAGGCAAG GTGGTGTACTTCACAGCCACATTCCCCTACGTGGTGCTgaccatcctcttcatcagaggcATCACCCTGGAGGGAGCTGTCACCGGCATCAAGTACTACCTTACCCCACAGTGGCATAAGATCCTCGACGCTAAG GTGTGGGGAGACGCTGCCTCTCAGATCTTCTACTCTCTGGGCTGTGCATGGGGAGGGCTCATCACTATGGCCTCCTACAACAAGTTCCACAACAACTGCTACAG AGACAGCATCATCATCAGCATCACCAACTGTGCGACCAGCGTGTATGCAGGCTTTGTCATCTTCTCCATCCTGGGCTTCATGGCCCACCACCTGAACGTAGATGTATCTGAGGTGGCCGACCACGGTCCCGGCCTGGCCTTCGTGGCCTACCCAGAGGCCCTCACTCTGCTGCCCATCTCCCCCCTCTGGTCCCTGCTCTTCTTCTTCATGCTCATCCTGCTGGGCCTCGGGACGCAG TTCTGCCTGCTGGAGACCCTGGTGACAGCCATTGTGGATGAGATTGGTACTGACTGGATCGTTAGGAACAAGACGGTAGTCACAGGAGGAGTGGCTATAGTGGGCTTCCTGCTGGGGGTGCCACTCACCACACAG GCTGGGATCTACTGGCTGCTGCTGATGGATAACTATGCTGCTAGTTTCTCTCTGGTTATCATCTCCTGCATCATGTGCATCTGTATCATGTACGTCTATG GACACAAGAAATACTTCAAGGACGTTGAGATGATGCTGGGTTTCCCCCCTCCAATCTTCTTCCGGGTCTGCTGGAGATTCGTGTCCCCCATCATCATATCT TTTATCCTGATCTTCACAGTGATCCAGTACAAGCCGATCACCTACAACGACTATGTGTACCCCGGCTGGTCTCTAGCCATCGGCTTCCTTATGGCCATGTCCTCCGTCATCTGCATACCCATCTATGCTCTCTACAAGATCGCCAAGTCTGAGGGAAGCACATTTTTAGAG CGGTTGAAGAATTCGTGCAAGCCAGACGTGAAGTGGGGCCCGGCCCTGAGTGAGCATCGGATAGGCCTCTACGCCACCCCAGGctcagagggagaggtggaggtgcgTCCCCTGAAACAGGAgctgaaggagaaggaggaggatgagaagagggATGAGATCAGCCTCACCATCCAGGGCAGCAACGGCTCAACAGCACACAACACTACCCCCAGCGCATAG
- the LOC118402105 gene encoding sodium- and chloride-dependent glycine transporter 1-like isoform X1, giving the protein MSESNSNAACTADQNGAVPGEPVKTDKNSRRGNWGNQIEFILTSVGYAVGLGNVWRFPYLCYRNGGGAFMFPYFIMLVFCGIPLFFLELSFGQFASQGCLGVWRISPMFKGVGYGMMVVSTYIGIYYNVVICIAFYYFFSSMTNLLPWTYCNNPWNTPTCNGVVTPRGINNTLANVTRSLVTGAAEVAVEVVNKTKRTSPSEEYWKHYVLQISDDIGNFGDVRLPILGCLAVSWVVVFLCLIRGVKSSGKVVYFTATFPYVVLTILFIRGITLEGAVTGIKYYLTPQWHKILDAKVWGDAASQIFYSLGCAWGGLITMASYNKFHNNCYRDSIIISITNCATSVYAGFVIFSILGFMAHHLNVDVSEVADHGPGLAFVAYPEALTLLPISPLWSLLFFFMLILLGLGTQFCLLETLVTAIVDEIGTDWIVRNKTVVTGGVAIVGFLLGVPLTTQAGIYWLLLMDNYAASFSLVIISCIMCICIMYVYGHKKYFKDVEMMLGFPPPIFFRVCWRFVSPIIISFILIFTVIQYKPITYNDYVYPGWSLAIGFLMAMSSVICIPIYALYKIAKSEGSTFLERLKNSCKPDVKWGPALSEHRIGLYATPGSEGEVEVRPLKQELKEKEEDEKRDEISLTIQGSNGSTAHNTTPSA; this is encoded by the exons AATGGAGCTGTTCCAGGAGAACCTGTGAAGACGGATAAGAACTCCAGGAGAGGGAACTGGGGAAACCAGATAGAGTTTATCCTCACCAGCGTGGGCTATGCCGTGGGCCTGGGAAACGTATGGAGGTTCCCCTACCTCTGCTACAGAAATGGAGGAG GAGCCTTCATGTTCCCCTACTTCATCATGCTGGTGTTCTGTGGGATCCCCCTGTTCTTCCTGGAGCTCTCATTTGGACAGTTCGCCAGCCAGGGATGTCTGGGGGTTTGGAGGATCAGCCCCATGTTCAAAG GTGTGGGCTACGGGATGATGGTGGTGTCCACCTACATCGGTATCTACTACAACGTGGTGATCTGCATTGCCTTCTACTATTTCTTCTCTTCCATGACCAACCTCCTGCCGTGGACCTACTGCAACAACCCCTGGAACACGCCCACCTGCAACGGTGTGGTGACTCCCAGGGGCATCAACAACACCTTGGCCAACGTCACCCGCAGCTTGGTCACCGGGGCCGCTGAGGTTGCCGTGGAGGTGGTCAATAAGACCAAGAGGACCAGCCCCAGCGAGGAGTACTGGAA ACACTACGTTCTGCAGATCTCAGACGACATCGGGAATTTCGGTGATGTCCGTCTCCCTATTCTGGGATGTCTGGCCGTGTCATGGGTGgtggtcttcctctgtctcatTAGAGGAGTCAAGTCTTCAGGCAAG GTGGTGTACTTCACAGCCACATTCCCCTACGTGGTGCTgaccatcctcttcatcagaggcATCACCCTGGAGGGAGCTGTCACCGGCATCAAGTACTACCTTACCCCACAGTGGCATAAGATCCTCGACGCTAAG GTGTGGGGAGACGCTGCCTCTCAGATCTTCTACTCTCTGGGCTGTGCATGGGGAGGGCTCATCACTATGGCCTCCTACAACAAGTTCCACAACAACTGCTACAG AGACAGCATCATCATCAGCATCACCAACTGTGCGACCAGCGTGTATGCAGGCTTTGTCATCTTCTCCATCCTGGGCTTCATGGCCCACCACCTGAACGTAGATGTATCTGAGGTGGCCGACCACGGTCCCGGCCTGGCCTTCGTGGCCTACCCAGAGGCCCTCACTCTGCTGCCCATCTCCCCCCTCTGGTCCCTGCTCTTCTTCTTCATGCTCATCCTGCTGGGCCTCGGGACGCAG TTCTGCCTGCTGGAGACCCTGGTGACAGCCATTGTGGATGAGATTGGTACTGACTGGATCGTTAGGAACAAGACGGTAGTCACAGGAGGAGTGGCTATAGTGGGCTTCCTGCTGGGGGTGCCACTCACCACACAG GCTGGGATCTACTGGCTGCTGCTGATGGATAACTATGCTGCTAGTTTCTCTCTGGTTATCATCTCCTGCATCATGTGCATCTGTATCATGTACGTCTATG GACACAAGAAATACTTCAAGGACGTTGAGATGATGCTGGGTTTCCCCCCTCCAATCTTCTTCCGGGTCTGCTGGAGATTCGTGTCCCCCATCATCATATCT TTTATCCTGATCTTCACAGTGATCCAGTACAAGCCGATCACCTACAACGACTATGTGTACCCCGGCTGGTCTCTAGCCATCGGCTTCCTTATGGCCATGTCCTCCGTCATCTGCATACCCATCTATGCTCTCTACAAGATCGCCAAGTCTGAGGGAAGCACATTTTTAGAG CGGTTGAAGAATTCGTGCAAGCCAGACGTGAAGTGGGGCCCGGCCCTGAGTGAGCATCGGATAGGCCTCTACGCCACCCCAGGctcagagggagaggtggaggtgcgTCCCCTGAAACAGGAgctgaaggagaaggaggaggatgagaagagggATGAGATCAGCCTCACCATCCAGGGCAGCAACGGCTCAACAGCACACAACACTACCCCCAGCGCATAG
- the LOC118402105 gene encoding sodium- and chloride-dependent glycine transporter 1-like isoform X3 has protein sequence MALLANGAVPGEPVKTDKNSRRGNWGNQIEFILTSVGYAVGLGNVWRFPYLCYRNGGGAFMFPYFIMLVFCGIPLFFLELSFGQFASQGCLGVWRISPMFKGVGYGMMVVSTYIGIYYNVVICIAFYYFFSSMTNLLPWTYCNNPWNTPTCNGVVTPRGINNTLANVTRSLVTGAAEVAVEVVNKTKRTSPSEEYWKHYVLQISDDIGNFGDVRLPILGCLAVSWVVVFLCLIRGVKSSGKVVYFTATFPYVVLTILFIRGITLEGAVTGIKYYLTPQWHKILDAKVWGDAASQIFYSLGCAWGGLITMASYNKFHNNCYRDSIIISITNCATSVYAGFVIFSILGFMAHHLNVDVSEVADHGPGLAFVAYPEALTLLPISPLWSLLFFFMLILLGLGTQFCLLETLVTAIVDEIGTDWIVRNKTVVTGGVAIVGFLLGVPLTTQAGIYWLLLMDNYAASFSLVIISCIMCICIMYVYGHKKYFKDVEMMLGFPPPIFFRVCWRFVSPIIISFILIFTVIQYKPITYNDYVYPGWSLAIGFLMAMSSVICIPIYALYKIAKSEGSTFLERLKNSCKPDVKWGPALSEHRIGLYATPGSEGEVEVRPLKQELKEKEEDEKRDEISLTIQGSNGSTAHNTTPSA, from the exons AATGGAGCTGTTCCAGGAGAACCTGTGAAGACGGATAAGAACTCCAGGAGAGGGAACTGGGGAAACCAGATAGAGTTTATCCTCACCAGCGTGGGCTATGCCGTGGGCCTGGGAAACGTATGGAGGTTCCCCTACCTCTGCTACAGAAATGGAGGAG GAGCCTTCATGTTCCCCTACTTCATCATGCTGGTGTTCTGTGGGATCCCCCTGTTCTTCCTGGAGCTCTCATTTGGACAGTTCGCCAGCCAGGGATGTCTGGGGGTTTGGAGGATCAGCCCCATGTTCAAAG GTGTGGGCTACGGGATGATGGTGGTGTCCACCTACATCGGTATCTACTACAACGTGGTGATCTGCATTGCCTTCTACTATTTCTTCTCTTCCATGACCAACCTCCTGCCGTGGACCTACTGCAACAACCCCTGGAACACGCCCACCTGCAACGGTGTGGTGACTCCCAGGGGCATCAACAACACCTTGGCCAACGTCACCCGCAGCTTGGTCACCGGGGCCGCTGAGGTTGCCGTGGAGGTGGTCAATAAGACCAAGAGGACCAGCCCCAGCGAGGAGTACTGGAA ACACTACGTTCTGCAGATCTCAGACGACATCGGGAATTTCGGTGATGTCCGTCTCCCTATTCTGGGATGTCTGGCCGTGTCATGGGTGgtggtcttcctctgtctcatTAGAGGAGTCAAGTCTTCAGGCAAG GTGGTGTACTTCACAGCCACATTCCCCTACGTGGTGCTgaccatcctcttcatcagaggcATCACCCTGGAGGGAGCTGTCACCGGCATCAAGTACTACCTTACCCCACAGTGGCATAAGATCCTCGACGCTAAG GTGTGGGGAGACGCTGCCTCTCAGATCTTCTACTCTCTGGGCTGTGCATGGGGAGGGCTCATCACTATGGCCTCCTACAACAAGTTCCACAACAACTGCTACAG AGACAGCATCATCATCAGCATCACCAACTGTGCGACCAGCGTGTATGCAGGCTTTGTCATCTTCTCCATCCTGGGCTTCATGGCCCACCACCTGAACGTAGATGTATCTGAGGTGGCCGACCACGGTCCCGGCCTGGCCTTCGTGGCCTACCCAGAGGCCCTCACTCTGCTGCCCATCTCCCCCCTCTGGTCCCTGCTCTTCTTCTTCATGCTCATCCTGCTGGGCCTCGGGACGCAG TTCTGCCTGCTGGAGACCCTGGTGACAGCCATTGTGGATGAGATTGGTACTGACTGGATCGTTAGGAACAAGACGGTAGTCACAGGAGGAGTGGCTATAGTGGGCTTCCTGCTGGGGGTGCCACTCACCACACAG GCTGGGATCTACTGGCTGCTGCTGATGGATAACTATGCTGCTAGTTTCTCTCTGGTTATCATCTCCTGCATCATGTGCATCTGTATCATGTACGTCTATG GACACAAGAAATACTTCAAGGACGTTGAGATGATGCTGGGTTTCCCCCCTCCAATCTTCTTCCGGGTCTGCTGGAGATTCGTGTCCCCCATCATCATATCT TTTATCCTGATCTTCACAGTGATCCAGTACAAGCCGATCACCTACAACGACTATGTGTACCCCGGCTGGTCTCTAGCCATCGGCTTCCTTATGGCCATGTCCTCCGTCATCTGCATACCCATCTATGCTCTCTACAAGATCGCCAAGTCTGAGGGAAGCACATTTTTAGAG CGGTTGAAGAATTCGTGCAAGCCAGACGTGAAGTGGGGCCCGGCCCTGAGTGAGCATCGGATAGGCCTCTACGCCACCCCAGGctcagagggagaggtggaggtgcgTCCCCTGAAACAGGAgctgaaggagaaggaggaggatgagaagagggATGAGATCAGCCTCACCATCCAGGGCAGCAACGGCTCAACAGCACACAACACTACCCCCAGCGCATAG
- the LOC118402105 gene encoding sodium- and chloride-dependent glycine transporter 1-like isoform X4 yields MNGAVPGEPVKTDKNSRRGNWGNQIEFILTSVGYAVGLGNVWRFPYLCYRNGGGAFMFPYFIMLVFCGIPLFFLELSFGQFASQGCLGVWRISPMFKGVGYGMMVVSTYIGIYYNVVICIAFYYFFSSMTNLLPWTYCNNPWNTPTCNGVVTPRGINNTLANVTRSLVTGAAEVAVEVVNKTKRTSPSEEYWKHYVLQISDDIGNFGDVRLPILGCLAVSWVVVFLCLIRGVKSSGKVVYFTATFPYVVLTILFIRGITLEGAVTGIKYYLTPQWHKILDAKVWGDAASQIFYSLGCAWGGLITMASYNKFHNNCYRDSIIISITNCATSVYAGFVIFSILGFMAHHLNVDVSEVADHGPGLAFVAYPEALTLLPISPLWSLLFFFMLILLGLGTQFCLLETLVTAIVDEIGTDWIVRNKTVVTGGVAIVGFLLGVPLTTQAGIYWLLLMDNYAASFSLVIISCIMCICIMYVYGHKKYFKDVEMMLGFPPPIFFRVCWRFVSPIIISFILIFTVIQYKPITYNDYVYPGWSLAIGFLMAMSSVICIPIYALYKIAKSEGSTFLERLKNSCKPDVKWGPALSEHRIGLYATPGSEGEVEVRPLKQELKEKEEDEKRDEISLTIQGSNGSTAHNTTPSA; encoded by the exons AATGGAGCTGTTCCAGGAGAACCTGTGAAGACGGATAAGAACTCCAGGAGAGGGAACTGGGGAAACCAGATAGAGTTTATCCTCACCAGCGTGGGCTATGCCGTGGGCCTGGGAAACGTATGGAGGTTCCCCTACCTCTGCTACAGAAATGGAGGAG GAGCCTTCATGTTCCCCTACTTCATCATGCTGGTGTTCTGTGGGATCCCCCTGTTCTTCCTGGAGCTCTCATTTGGACAGTTCGCCAGCCAGGGATGTCTGGGGGTTTGGAGGATCAGCCCCATGTTCAAAG GTGTGGGCTACGGGATGATGGTGGTGTCCACCTACATCGGTATCTACTACAACGTGGTGATCTGCATTGCCTTCTACTATTTCTTCTCTTCCATGACCAACCTCCTGCCGTGGACCTACTGCAACAACCCCTGGAACACGCCCACCTGCAACGGTGTGGTGACTCCCAGGGGCATCAACAACACCTTGGCCAACGTCACCCGCAGCTTGGTCACCGGGGCCGCTGAGGTTGCCGTGGAGGTGGTCAATAAGACCAAGAGGACCAGCCCCAGCGAGGAGTACTGGAA ACACTACGTTCTGCAGATCTCAGACGACATCGGGAATTTCGGTGATGTCCGTCTCCCTATTCTGGGATGTCTGGCCGTGTCATGGGTGgtggtcttcctctgtctcatTAGAGGAGTCAAGTCTTCAGGCAAG GTGGTGTACTTCACAGCCACATTCCCCTACGTGGTGCTgaccatcctcttcatcagaggcATCACCCTGGAGGGAGCTGTCACCGGCATCAAGTACTACCTTACCCCACAGTGGCATAAGATCCTCGACGCTAAG GTGTGGGGAGACGCTGCCTCTCAGATCTTCTACTCTCTGGGCTGTGCATGGGGAGGGCTCATCACTATGGCCTCCTACAACAAGTTCCACAACAACTGCTACAG AGACAGCATCATCATCAGCATCACCAACTGTGCGACCAGCGTGTATGCAGGCTTTGTCATCTTCTCCATCCTGGGCTTCATGGCCCACCACCTGAACGTAGATGTATCTGAGGTGGCCGACCACGGTCCCGGCCTGGCCTTCGTGGCCTACCCAGAGGCCCTCACTCTGCTGCCCATCTCCCCCCTCTGGTCCCTGCTCTTCTTCTTCATGCTCATCCTGCTGGGCCTCGGGACGCAG TTCTGCCTGCTGGAGACCCTGGTGACAGCCATTGTGGATGAGATTGGTACTGACTGGATCGTTAGGAACAAGACGGTAGTCACAGGAGGAGTGGCTATAGTGGGCTTCCTGCTGGGGGTGCCACTCACCACACAG GCTGGGATCTACTGGCTGCTGCTGATGGATAACTATGCTGCTAGTTTCTCTCTGGTTATCATCTCCTGCATCATGTGCATCTGTATCATGTACGTCTATG GACACAAGAAATACTTCAAGGACGTTGAGATGATGCTGGGTTTCCCCCCTCCAATCTTCTTCCGGGTCTGCTGGAGATTCGTGTCCCCCATCATCATATCT TTTATCCTGATCTTCACAGTGATCCAGTACAAGCCGATCACCTACAACGACTATGTGTACCCCGGCTGGTCTCTAGCCATCGGCTTCCTTATGGCCATGTCCTCCGTCATCTGCATACCCATCTATGCTCTCTACAAGATCGCCAAGTCTGAGGGAAGCACATTTTTAGAG CGGTTGAAGAATTCGTGCAAGCCAGACGTGAAGTGGGGCCCGGCCCTGAGTGAGCATCGGATAGGCCTCTACGCCACCCCAGGctcagagggagaggtggaggtgcgTCCCCTGAAACAGGAgctgaaggagaaggaggaggatgagaagagggATGAGATCAGCCTCACCATCCAGGGCAGCAACGGCTCAACAGCACACAACACTACCCCCAGCGCATAG
- the LOC118402105 gene encoding sodium- and chloride-dependent glycine transporter 1-like isoform X5 produces MFPYFIMLVFCGIPLFFLELSFGQFASQGCLGVWRISPMFKGVGYGMMVVSTYIGIYYNVVICIAFYYFFSSMTNLLPWTYCNNPWNTPTCNGVVTPRGINNTLANVTRSLVTGAAEVAVEVVNKTKRTSPSEEYWKHYVLQISDDIGNFGDVRLPILGCLAVSWVVVFLCLIRGVKSSGKVVYFTATFPYVVLTILFIRGITLEGAVTGIKYYLTPQWHKILDAKVWGDAASQIFYSLGCAWGGLITMASYNKFHNNCYRDSIIISITNCATSVYAGFVIFSILGFMAHHLNVDVSEVADHGPGLAFVAYPEALTLLPISPLWSLLFFFMLILLGLGTQFCLLETLVTAIVDEIGTDWIVRNKTVVTGGVAIVGFLLGVPLTTQAGIYWLLLMDNYAASFSLVIISCIMCICIMYVYGHKKYFKDVEMMLGFPPPIFFRVCWRFVSPIIISFILIFTVIQYKPITYNDYVYPGWSLAIGFLMAMSSVICIPIYALYKIAKSEGSTFLERLKNSCKPDVKWGPALSEHRIGLYATPGSEGEVEVRPLKQELKEKEEDEKRDEISLTIQGSNGSTAHNTTPSA; encoded by the exons ATGTTCCCCTACTTCATCATGCTGGTGTTCTGTGGGATCCCCCTGTTCTTCCTGGAGCTCTCATTTGGACAGTTCGCCAGCCAGGGATGTCTGGGGGTTTGGAGGATCAGCCCCATGTTCAAAG GTGTGGGCTACGGGATGATGGTGGTGTCCACCTACATCGGTATCTACTACAACGTGGTGATCTGCATTGCCTTCTACTATTTCTTCTCTTCCATGACCAACCTCCTGCCGTGGACCTACTGCAACAACCCCTGGAACACGCCCACCTGCAACGGTGTGGTGACTCCCAGGGGCATCAACAACACCTTGGCCAACGTCACCCGCAGCTTGGTCACCGGGGCCGCTGAGGTTGCCGTGGAGGTGGTCAATAAGACCAAGAGGACCAGCCCCAGCGAGGAGTACTGGAA ACACTACGTTCTGCAGATCTCAGACGACATCGGGAATTTCGGTGATGTCCGTCTCCCTATTCTGGGATGTCTGGCCGTGTCATGGGTGgtggtcttcctctgtctcatTAGAGGAGTCAAGTCTTCAGGCAAG GTGGTGTACTTCACAGCCACATTCCCCTACGTGGTGCTgaccatcctcttcatcagaggcATCACCCTGGAGGGAGCTGTCACCGGCATCAAGTACTACCTTACCCCACAGTGGCATAAGATCCTCGACGCTAAG GTGTGGGGAGACGCTGCCTCTCAGATCTTCTACTCTCTGGGCTGTGCATGGGGAGGGCTCATCACTATGGCCTCCTACAACAAGTTCCACAACAACTGCTACAG AGACAGCATCATCATCAGCATCACCAACTGTGCGACCAGCGTGTATGCAGGCTTTGTCATCTTCTCCATCCTGGGCTTCATGGCCCACCACCTGAACGTAGATGTATCTGAGGTGGCCGACCACGGTCCCGGCCTGGCCTTCGTGGCCTACCCAGAGGCCCTCACTCTGCTGCCCATCTCCCCCCTCTGGTCCCTGCTCTTCTTCTTCATGCTCATCCTGCTGGGCCTCGGGACGCAG TTCTGCCTGCTGGAGACCCTGGTGACAGCCATTGTGGATGAGATTGGTACTGACTGGATCGTTAGGAACAAGACGGTAGTCACAGGAGGAGTGGCTATAGTGGGCTTCCTGCTGGGGGTGCCACTCACCACACAG GCTGGGATCTACTGGCTGCTGCTGATGGATAACTATGCTGCTAGTTTCTCTCTGGTTATCATCTCCTGCATCATGTGCATCTGTATCATGTACGTCTATG GACACAAGAAATACTTCAAGGACGTTGAGATGATGCTGGGTTTCCCCCCTCCAATCTTCTTCCGGGTCTGCTGGAGATTCGTGTCCCCCATCATCATATCT TTTATCCTGATCTTCACAGTGATCCAGTACAAGCCGATCACCTACAACGACTATGTGTACCCCGGCTGGTCTCTAGCCATCGGCTTCCTTATGGCCATGTCCTCCGTCATCTGCATACCCATCTATGCTCTCTACAAGATCGCCAAGTCTGAGGGAAGCACATTTTTAGAG CGGTTGAAGAATTCGTGCAAGCCAGACGTGAAGTGGGGCCCGGCCCTGAGTGAGCATCGGATAGGCCTCTACGCCACCCCAGGctcagagggagaggtggaggtgcgTCCCCTGAAACAGGAgctgaaggagaaggaggaggatgagaagagggATGAGATCAGCCTCACCATCCAGGGCAGCAACGGCTCAACAGCACACAACACTACCCCCAGCGCATAG